One region of Geminocystis sp. M7585_C2015_104 genomic DNA includes:
- a CDS encoding UDP-N-acetylmuramate--L-alanine ligase, producing the protein MSELNLKDAPFHFIGIGGIGMSALAYVLAKRGLRVSGSDLRASHITYRLQELGVTIFTEQSGANFEKLDNNFPGLRPQVICSTAIGRQNSEFLAAKKRGYPIFHRADVLAALMKGYCSIAVAGTHGKTTTSSLISYIVWDAGLDPTVIIGGEVSAWEGNARLGNGNYLVAEADESDGSLVKYSPHIGVITNIEWDHPDHYQSIEQLVDIFQKFARQCKTVIACVDCPVVAESIQADITYSIRPDSGADYTATNIVHSPFGSQAEIWENGSLLGSISLLLSGSHNISNSLAAIAVARKLGLDFPTIARALAKFEGAKRRFEYRGNYRGATLIDDYAHHPSEIRCTISAARSRLPQYEAERIVAVFQPHRYTRTAVFLEEFASSFQQADVLVLTDIYSAGEAPIEGVTGEKLADCARKYHPRVYYHPQLSNLKDFLSDFLQKGDLVLFMGAGNLNQIIPNLLSLDEKSLPQAA; encoded by the coding sequence ATGTCAGAATTGAACTTGAAAGATGCGCCATTCCACTTTATTGGCATTGGTGGGATAGGCATGTCCGCCCTAGCCTATGTTCTCGCAAAGAGAGGACTTAGAGTTTCAGGGTCCGACCTGCGGGCCAGTCATATTACTTATCGACTACAAGAGCTTGGGGTTACCATATTTACAGAACAGAGTGGTGCCAATTTTGAAAAATTAGATAATAACTTCCCCGGCTTGCGTCCACAGGTAATTTGTTCAACGGCAATTGGACGGCAAAATTCAGAATTCCTGGCTGCGAAGAAAAGAGGTTATCCCATCTTCCATCGAGCTGACGTCTTAGCGGCCTTAATGAAAGGTTATTGTAGTATAGCCGTAGCAGGAACTCACGGCAAAACCACCACTAGTAGCCTAATCTCTTACATAGTCTGGGATGCAGGGTTGGACCCTACAGTGATCATTGGCGGCGAAGTCTCCGCCTGGGAGGGCAATGCTCGTCTCGGCAATGGAAATTACTTGGTGGCCGAAGCTGACGAGTCAGACGGTTCTCTGGTTAAATACTCCCCCCACATTGGAGTCATAACTAATATAGAGTGGGATCACCCTGACCACTACCAGTCCATAGAGCAGTTGGTGGACATATTTCAAAAGTTCGCCCGCCAGTGCAAAACAGTAATCGCCTGTGTAGACTGCCCCGTCGTCGCTGAATCCATCCAAGCAGATATCACCTACAGTATAAGACCTGATTCAGGTGCCGACTACACCGCTACGAATATAGTGCACAGTCCCTTTGGCAGTCAAGCAGAGATTTGGGAAAATGGCAGTCTTTTGGGCAGTATTTCTCTCCTTTTGTCTGGAAGCCACAACATCAGCAACTCCCTGGCAGCCATCGCCGTTGCGAGAAAGTTGGGTCTAGATTTTCCCACAATCGCTAGGGCTTTGGCCAAATTTGAAGGAGCTAAAAGACGATTTGAATACAGAGGTAACTACCGAGGCGCTACTCTCATCGACGACTATGCCCATCACCCCTCGGAAATAAGATGTACTATATCTGCAGCACGTTCTAGATTACCTCAGTATGAGGCAGAAAGAATTGTGGCTGTATTCCAGCCCCACCGATACACCCGCACTGCAGTCTTCCTAGAAGAATTCGCCTCCAGTTTCCAACAAGCAGATGTACTGGTGCTCACTGACATATACAGTGCTGGTGAGGCGCCCATAGAGGGAGTCACTGGGGAAAAATTGGCAGATTGCGCCCGAAAATACCACCCGCGAGTATACTACCACCCCCAACTGTCCAATCTGAAAGATTTCCTCTCCGATTTTTTACAAAAGGGCGACTTGGTTTTGTTTATGGGAGCTGGTAATCTGAATCAGATTATCCCTAATCTCCTTAGCCTGGATGAAAAATCCCTCCCACAAGCGGCTTGA
- the murB gene encoding UDP-N-acetylmuramate dehydrogenase encodes MIVSLSYDSSATSSICLKGTSCVIHQNVPLSQYTTYRVGGKARWYAEPKCWQDVEALFQWVEKQQIPFVALGAGSNLLVSDNGFEGLVISTRHLRGCSIDEEKRIITVDAGYPLPKLAWKMAKKGWLGLQWAVGIPGTIGGAVVMNAGAHQCSISDILINTTVASPNGKIETIPASQLDYSYRHSRLQQESCLVLQATLALKPGMGREEVMELTSKNFRMRRETQPYDKPSCGSVFRNPKPYAAGWLIEKTGLKGYQIGGAMVSHQHANFILNMGNATARNIFDLIRYVQERVEATWSILLQPEVKFLGQF; translated from the coding sequence ATGATTGTTTCTCTTAGTTACGATTCCTCTGCCACATCCTCTATTTGTCTTAAGGGAACCAGCTGTGTTATACACCAGAATGTCCCCCTGTCGCAATATACAACCTACAGAGTTGGCGGCAAAGCCAGATGGTATGCTGAACCAAAATGTTGGCAGGATGTGGAAGCCCTTTTCCAATGGGTGGAAAAACAACAAATCCCATTTGTGGCATTGGGCGCCGGTTCTAACCTCCTAGTAAGTGACAATGGGTTTGAAGGACTGGTGATAAGTACCCGTCATCTCAGGGGATGTTCAATAGATGAAGAGAAACGGATAATAACAGTAGACGCCGGCTACCCATTGCCCAAATTAGCCTGGAAGATGGCCAAAAAAGGATGGTTGGGACTACAATGGGCCGTGGGCATACCTGGTACCATCGGTGGCGCCGTGGTTATGAACGCCGGTGCCCATCAGTGCTCTATTTCAGATATTTTGATAAATACTACAGTAGCGTCCCCCAATGGTAAAATTGAAACCATCCCAGCCTCACAACTAGACTACTCCTACCGCCACTCCCGACTCCAACAGGAATCCTGTTTGGTATTACAGGCCACGTTGGCCCTGAAACCGGGAATGGGCAGGGAAGAAGTGATGGAATTAACTAGCAAGAACTTCAGGATGAGGAGGGAAACTCAACCATACGACAAACCTAGCTGTGGCAGTGTATTCCGCAACCCTAAACCCTACGCGGCAGGCTGGCTAATCGAAAAAACCGGCCTGAAGGGGTATCAGATTGGTGGCGCCATGGTATCACACCAGCATGCTAATTTTATTCTCAATATGGGCAACGCCACCGCCAGAAACATCTTTGACTTGATCAG